From the genome of Triticum aestivum cultivar Chinese Spring chromosome 3B, IWGSC CS RefSeq v2.1, whole genome shotgun sequence, one region includes:
- the LOC123070520 gene encoding LEAF RUST 10 DISEASE-RESISTANCEUS RECEPTOR-LIKE PROTEIN KINASE-like 2.3 isoform X2, which yields MPLLLSHHHLLLLLLLVAVAASHGDSSDDGAYDTSMCLNQNYTCGGVNITYPFYLAGETKDVKGNANSYCGYPGLGILCDDEKPILQLNGAANYTVTSFDDALATLSLADPEVEDGKPCPRPRINRNITFQEGSLLFFPDSAVDYLIFFIGCNFNFTFYKPSSIYPISCESFDDGPGPGLSFVLPDDAVPAGNWVQACNQVIQLPVHKYGEINLTDPGWTNGSRYASVLRQEFQLGWNESAKPPACTQCEGSNSRARCGHSRTGDFIGCLCPDGRVHSDNNCNKARRQYSKKRMTIYTIAGSSMCLLFFAFWLGYKKYKSKGKSKETARIESFLQKNGTVHPKRYTYAQVKRMTRSFAEKLGQGGFGAVYRGDLSDGHQIAVKMLKDFKTDGEDFINELASISRTSHVNVVTLLGFCLEGSKRALIYDYMPNGSLERYAFKDGSQGGNTLGWEKLFEIAVGIARGLEYLHRGCNTRIVHFDIKPHNILLDQNFCPKISDFGLAKLCLNKESVISIGGARGTIGYIAPEVYSKQFGAVSSKSDVYSYGMMVLEMVGARDKNISPNTESSSQYFPQWIYEHLDEYCISASEINGEITEVVRKMIVVGLWCIQLSSADRPTMTRVVEMLEGSTTGLELPPKVLLS from the exons ATGCCTCTCTTGCTAAGCCACCACCACCTGCTGCTGCTTCTCCTCTTGGTTGCCGTTGCCGCCTCCCATGGCGATTCATCTGATGATGGTGCTTACGACACCTCCATGTGCCTGAATCAAAATTACACCTGCGGAGGCGTGAACATCACCTACCCGTTCTATCTCGCCGGGGAGACAAAAGATGTCAAGGGCAACGCCAACTCCTACTGCGGCTACCCTGGCCTGGGGATCCTCTGCGACGACGAGAAGCCCATCCTGCAGCTCAACGGCGCCGCCAACTACACGGTGACGAGCTTCGACGACGCGCTCGCAACGCTCTCTCTAGCCGATCCGGAAGTCGAAGACGGCAAGCCCTGCCCGAGACCAAGAATCAACCGCAACATCACTTTTCAAGAGGGATCGCTGCTGTTCTTTCCTGACAGCGCGGTCGATTACCTTATCTTCTTCATCGGCTGCAACTTCAACTTTACCTTCTACAAACCGAGTAGCATCTACCCGATCAGCTGCGAAAGCTTTGACGATGGTCCTGGTCCTGGGCTATCGTTTGTGCTTCCGGATGATGCAGTGCCCGCCGGCAACTGGGTGCAAGCGTGCAACCAAGTCATACAATTGCCTGTGCACAAATACGGCGAGATCAACCTTACTGACCCTGGATGGACAAACGGGAGTAGATATGCCAGTGTTCTTCGTCAGGAATTCCAGCTGGGATGGAACGAGAGCGCGAAGCCCCCAGCATGTACCCAGTGCGAGGGATCCAATTCCAGGGCAAGGTGTGGTCACAGCCGGACCGGGGATTTCATCGGCTGCTTGTGCCCTGACGGCCGAGTACACTCCGATAATAATTGCAATAAAGCCC GTCGTCAATACTCGAAGAAAAGAATGACAATAT ATACAATAGCAGGCAGCTCAATGTGCCTACTCTTCTTTGCATTCTGGTTGGGCTACAAGAAGTACAAATCCAAAGGGAAATCAAAGGAGACAGCAAGGATTGAGTCCTTCCTACAAAAGAATGGAACGGTCCATCCGAAAAGGTACACTTATGCACAAGTGAAAAGAATGACGAGATCTTTTGCTGAAAAGCTAGGTCAAGGTGGATTTGGTGCTGTTTACAGAGGCGACCTCTCTGATGGTCATCAGATTGCAGTCAAGATGCTAAAGGACTTCAAGACTGATGGCGAGGATTTCATCAATGAGTTAGCTAGCATTAGCAGAACTTCTCATGTCAACGTTGTTACTCTCTTAGGATTTTGCTTGGAAGGATCCAAAAGGGCACTAATTTATGACTACATGCCTAATGGTTCGCTTGAAAGGTATGCTTTCAAAGATGGCTCTCAAGGTGGAAATACTTTAGGTTGGGAGAAATTATTTGAAATAGCAGTGGGAATCGCTCGAGGACTCGAATATCTGCACAGAGGATGCAATACTCGCATTGTGCATTTTGATATCAAGCCCCACAACATTCTGTTGGATCAAAACTTCTGTCCAAAGATCTCTGATTTTGGACTGGCCAAGCTGTGCCTCAataaagaaagtgtcatttccattGGTGGTGCAAGAGGAACAATCGGCTATATTGCCCCGGAGGTTTATTCGAAGCAATTTGGAGCAGTAAGTAGCAAGTCTGATGTGTACAGCTATGGAATGATGGTTCTTGAGATGGTTGGGGCAAGGGACAAGAATATCAGTCCAAATACTGAATCTAGCAGCCAATATTTCCCGCAATGGATTTATGAACACTTGGACGAATATTGTATTAGTGCTTCTGAGATTAATGGAGAGATCACCGAGGTTGTAAGGAAGATGATAGTGGTTGGGCTGTGGTGCATTCAGTTAAGTTCTGCAGATCGTCCAACAATGACTAGAGTCGTCGAGATGCTTGAAGGGAGCACAACCGGCCTCGAATTGCCACCAAAAGTGCTCTTGAGTTGA
- the LOC123070520 gene encoding LEAF RUST 10 DISEASE-RESISTANCEUS RECEPTOR-LIKE PROTEIN KINASE-like 2.1 isoform X1, producing MARLPPHLLVLLFLAVHVFVACHGSPLPPSSAYNDSVCWESFRCGGVDIRYPFYLSNATQATPDYTSQYACGYTDLKIFCQGEGATAIPILQLGQDALHNYTVRNIIYENHAIILRDTEALISGGKCPTVAHNVTFDREWLNYTESLEELTFFFGCHSPESDHPAPLEKFEIDCKGFNPPPGSGDGVSFVFTSEEGNVSREHELVEYCRQKVIAPVLQEYALRSDPPVLLPKDYGAVLGQGFELEWKQSKDQQCDLCEKSYERCAYSEKKEFLACLCSGGYCGSSSGATAAYPNPNPPSGRQYSKKRMTIYTIAGSSMCLLFFAFWLGYKKYKSKGKSKETARIESFLQKNGTVHPKRYTYAQVKRMTRSFAEKLGQGGFGAVYRGDLSDGHQIAVKMLKDFKTDGEDFINELASISRTSHVNVVTLLGFCLEGSKRALIYDYMPNGSLERYAFKDGSQGGNTLGWEKLFEIAVGIARGLEYLHRGCNTRIVHFDIKPHNILLDQNFCPKISDFGLAKLCLNKESVISIGGARGTIGYIAPEVYSKQFGAVSSKSDVYSYGMMVLEMVGARDKNISPNTESSSQYFPQWIYEHLDEYCISASEINGEITEVVRKMIVVGLWCIQLSSADRPTMTRVVEMLEGSTTGLELPPKVLLS from the exons ATGGCTCGCCTACCACCACACttgctcgtcctcctcttcctcgccgtCCATGTCTTCGTCGCCTGCCATGGCTCCCCTCTTCCGCCATCTAGTGCCTACAATGATTCTGTGTGCTGGGAGTCGTTCAGGTGTGGCGGCGTTGACATAAGATATCCATTCTATCTGTCAAACGCGACTCAAGCAACACCCGATTACACATCCCAGTACGCATGCGGGTACACCGATTTGAAGATCTTCTGCCAAGGCGAGGGGGCAACCGCGATCCCAATCCTTCAGCTCGGCCAAGACGCGTTACACAACTACACCGTTCGGAACATCATCTACGAAAATCACGCCATCATTCTCAGGGACACTGAAGCCCTCATTAGCGGCGGCAAGTGCCCCACGGTCGCCCACAACGTGACATTCGACAGGGAGTGGCTGAACTACACCGAGTCCTTGGAGGAGCTCACCTTCTTCTTCGGCTGCCACTCCCCGGAGAGCGATCACCCGGCTCCGCTAGAGAAGTTCGAGATCGACTGCAAAGGGTTCAATCCGCCTCCAGGCAGTGGAGACGGTGTTTCCTTCGTCTTCACCTCCGAGGAAGGCAACGTTTCTCGGGAGCACGAACTGGTTGAGTACTGCAGGCAGAAGGTCATCGCGCCGGTACTCCAGGAATATGCTCTGAGAAGTGATCCGCCCGTGTTGTTGCCGAAGGATTACGGTGCCGTGCTTGGGCAGGGCTTCGAGTTGGAATGGAAGCAGAGCAAGGATCAGCAATGCGACCTGTGCGAGAAATCTTATGAACGCTGCGCGTACAGCGAGAAGAAGGAATTCCTTGCTTGCTTGTGCTCCGGCGGGTActgcggcagcagcagcggcgccaCCGCTGCGTATCCGAATCCAAACCCTCCATCAG GTCGTCAATACTCGAAGAAAAGAATGACAATAT ATACAATAGCAGGCAGCTCAATGTGCCTACTCTTCTTTGCATTCTGGTTGGGCTACAAGAAGTACAAATCCAAAGGGAAATCAAAGGAGACAGCAAGGATTGAGTCCTTCCTACAAAAGAATGGAACGGTCCATCCGAAAAGGTACACTTATGCACAAGTGAAAAGAATGACGAGATCTTTTGCTGAAAAGCTAGGTCAAGGTGGATTTGGTGCTGTTTACAGAGGCGACCTCTCTGATGGTCATCAGATTGCAGTCAAGATGCTAAAGGACTTCAAGACTGATGGCGAGGATTTCATCAATGAGTTAGCTAGCATTAGCAGAACTTCTCATGTCAACGTTGTTACTCTCTTAGGATTTTGCTTGGAAGGATCCAAAAGGGCACTAATTTATGACTACATGCCTAATGGTTCGCTTGAAAGGTATGCTTTCAAAGATGGCTCTCAAGGTGGAAATACTTTAGGTTGGGAGAAATTATTTGAAATAGCAGTGGGAATCGCTCGAGGACTCGAATATCTGCACAGAGGATGCAATACTCGCATTGTGCATTTTGATATCAAGCCCCACAACATTCTGTTGGATCAAAACTTCTGTCCAAAGATCTCTGATTTTGGACTGGCCAAGCTGTGCCTCAataaagaaagtgtcatttccattGGTGGTGCAAGAGGAACAATCGGCTATATTGCCCCGGAGGTTTATTCGAAGCAATTTGGAGCAGTAAGTAGCAAGTCTGATGTGTACAGCTATGGAATGATGGTTCTTGAGATGGTTGGGGCAAGGGACAAGAATATCAGTCCAAATACTGAATCTAGCAGCCAATATTTCCCGCAATGGATTTATGAACACTTGGACGAATATTGTATTAGTGCTTCTGAGATTAATGGAGAGATCACCGAGGTTGTAAGGAAGATGATAGTGGTTGGGCTGTGGTGCATTCAGTTAAGTTCTGCAGATCGTCCAACAATGACTAGAGTCGTCGAGATGCTTGAAGGGAGCACAACCGGCCTCGAATTGCCACCAAAAGTGCTCTTGAGTTGA
- the LOC123070522 gene encoding acidic endochitinase encodes MYVVYISTRHKRHSPSLTMPGKPCTLTILLLAASALAAAAAAESANIAVYWGQNATEGTLRDTCGTGLYAYVNLAFLSIFGAGRAPVLNLADHCDPPSGTCASLAADIASCQSAGVKVLLSMGGGALGYNLSSPSDAQDVATYLWDNFLGGTVAGAAAPRPLGDAVLDGVDFDIEAPSLYYDDLARSLTSLYKGDTGGKKYMLTAAPQCPFPDTSLKTALATGLFDRVWVQFYNNPPCQFAHGDAGTLQSAWGQWTAALPSASVYLGLPASRDAASSGFVDADTLVSQVLPLVEGAPNYGGVMLWSRSYDKDSGFSVKLQSNLQNRNKNTGSTFCFQAYTDLITIFSIENCFAVVYSKFYELMFCLTKLQGTAHRQITKGEYI; translated from the exons ATGTATGTCGTATATATAAGCACACGCCACAAAAGACATTCGCCATCGTTAACAATGCCCGGGAAGCCCTGCACTCTCACGATCTTGCTCTTGGCGGCGTCCGCcctcgccgcggcggcggcggcggagtccgcCAACATCGCCGTCTACTGGGGTCAGAACGCCACCGAGGGCACGCTCAGGGACACATGCGGCACCGGGCTCTACGCGTACGTCAACCTCGCGTTCCTCTCCATCTTCGGCGCCGGCCGTGCTCCGGTCCTCAACCTCGCTGACCACTGCGACCCCCCTTCGGGGACTTGCGCGTCTCTCGCCGCTGACATCGCGTCATGCCAGTCCGCCGGCGTGAAGGTGCTGCTCAGCATGGGCGGCGGCGCGCTCGGGTACAACCTGTCCTCGCCCTCCGACGCGCAGGACGTGGCAACCTACCTATGGGACAACTTCCTCGGCGGcaccgtcgccggcgccgccgcgccccgcccgcTCGGCGACGCGGTGCTGGACGGTGTCGACTTCGACATAGAGGCCCCGTCTCTGTACTACGACGACCTCGCCAGGAGCCTGACGTCGCTGTACAAGGGCGACACCGGCGGCAAGAAGTACATGCTCACCGCGGCGCCGCAGTGCCCGTTCCCGGACACGTCTCTCAAGACCGCGCTCGCCACGGGGCTGTTCGACCGCGTGTGGGTGCAGTTCTACAACAACCCGCCGTGCCAGTTCGCGCACGGAGACGCGGGCACGCTGCAGAGCGCGTGGGGGCAGTGGACGGCGGCTCTGCCGTCGGCGAGCGTATACCTCGGCCTGCCGGCGTCGCGGGATGCCGCCAGCAGCGGGTTCGTCGACGCGGACACGCTCGTGTCGCAGGTGCTGCCGCTGGTGGAAGGCGCGCCCAATTACGGCGGGGTCATGCTGTGGAGCCGCTCCTACGACAAGGACTCCGGCTTTAGCGTCAAGCTGCAGAGCAACTTGCAAAACCGGAACAAAAACACAGGTAGTACCTTCTGCTTTCAGGCTTACACCGATCTGATAACAATTTTTTCAATTGAGAATTGTTTTGCCGTCGTTTATTCTAAATTTTATGAGCTAATGTTTTGTTTGACAAAATTACAGGGAACGGCGCATCGTCAGATTACAAAAGGAGAATAT ATATAA
- the LOC123070520 gene encoding LEAF RUST 10 DISEASE-RESISTANCEUS RECEPTOR-LIKE PROTEIN KINASE-like 2.1 isoform X3, which translates to MPPLLLLLLVPLLFAAANGYPSTCGNATCGNLTIAYPFWLNSSSASSCGYRGLGLACEGNTTLTLPAQSHHRYRVADIDYDMRSVFLVDDAEAPFNTTGCQHLHFNFTTDGGLQLTQSDSNITFFYNCKKNASWPFAEELIGCPDYNKSSYVSTADDGYTGEAYEYGCEAAVVAPVLDSHKKGMMDVPRERRYAEVLKGGFELRYSPHSVQCGACERSGGWCGYRQNLAHGGVGFVCYCDGGPTADQCGSGRQYSKKRMTIYTIAGSSMCLLFFAFWLGYKKYKSKGKSKETARIESFLQKNGTVHPKRYTYAQVKRMTRSFAEKLGQGGFGAVYRGDLSDGHQIAVKMLKDFKTDGEDFINELASISRTSHVNVVTLLGFCLEGSKRALIYDYMPNGSLERYAFKDGSQGGNTLGWEKLFEIAVGIARGLEYLHRGCNTRIVHFDIKPHNILLDQNFCPKISDFGLAKLCLNKESVISIGGARGTIGYIAPEVYSKQFGAVSSKSDVYSYGMMVLEMVGARDKNISPNTESSSQYFPQWIYEHLDEYCISASEINGEITEVVRKMIVVGLWCIQLSSADRPTMTRVVEMLEGSTTGLELPPKVLLS; encoded by the exons ATgcctcccctgctcctcctcctcctcgtcccgctcCTCTTCGCCGCGGCCAACGGCTACCCATCCACCTGCGGCAACGCCACCTGCGGGAACCTGACCATCGCCTACCCGTTCTGGCTCAACTCgtcctcggcctccagctgcgGCTACCGCGGCCTCGGCCTTGCCTGCGAGGGCAACACCACCCTGACCCTTCCCGCCCAGTCCCACCACCGGTACAGAGTCGCGGACATCGACTACGACATGCGCTCGGTCTTCCTCGTCGACGACGCCGAGGCCCCCTTCAACACGACCGGCTGCCAGCACCTCCACTTCAACTTCACCACCGACGGCGGGCTGCAGCTCACGCAGTCGGACTCCAACATCACCTTCTTCTACAACTGCAAGAAGAACGCCTCATGGCCCTTCGCCGAGGAATTGATCGGCTGTCCGGACTACAACAAGAGTTCGTACGTGTCAACCGCCGATGATGGTTACACGGGTGAGGCCTACGAGTACGGGtgcgaggcggcggtggtggcgccgGTGCTGGACTCTCATAAGAAGGGCATGATGGATGTGCCTCGGGAGAGAAGATACGCTGAGGTGCTCAAGGGCGGGTTCGAGCTGAGGTACAGCCCGCACTCCGTGCAGTGCGGCGCATGCGAGCGCTCCGGCGGATGGTGCGGCTACCGGCAAAACCTGGCGCACGGCGGGGTGGGGTTCGTCTGCTACTGCGATGGCGGGCCCACGGCGGATCAGTGCGGTAGCG GTCGTCAATACTCGAAGAAAAGAATGACAATAT ATACAATAGCAGGCAGCTCAATGTGCCTACTCTTCTTTGCATTCTGGTTGGGCTACAAGAAGTACAAATCCAAAGGGAAATCAAAGGAGACAGCAAGGATTGAGTCCTTCCTACAAAAGAATGGAACGGTCCATCCGAAAAGGTACACTTATGCACAAGTGAAAAGAATGACGAGATCTTTTGCTGAAAAGCTAGGTCAAGGTGGATTTGGTGCTGTTTACAGAGGCGACCTCTCTGATGGTCATCAGATTGCAGTCAAGATGCTAAAGGACTTCAAGACTGATGGCGAGGATTTCATCAATGAGTTAGCTAGCATTAGCAGAACTTCTCATGTCAACGTTGTTACTCTCTTAGGATTTTGCTTGGAAGGATCCAAAAGGGCACTAATTTATGACTACATGCCTAATGGTTCGCTTGAAAGGTATGCTTTCAAAGATGGCTCTCAAGGTGGAAATACTTTAGGTTGGGAGAAATTATTTGAAATAGCAGTGGGAATCGCTCGAGGACTCGAATATCTGCACAGAGGATGCAATACTCGCATTGTGCATTTTGATATCAAGCCCCACAACATTCTGTTGGATCAAAACTTCTGTCCAAAGATCTCTGATTTTGGACTGGCCAAGCTGTGCCTCAataaagaaagtgtcatttccattGGTGGTGCAAGAGGAACAATCGGCTATATTGCCCCGGAGGTTTATTCGAAGCAATTTGGAGCAGTAAGTAGCAAGTCTGATGTGTACAGCTATGGAATGATGGTTCTTGAGATGGTTGGGGCAAGGGACAAGAATATCAGTCCAAATACTGAATCTAGCAGCCAATATTTCCCGCAATGGATTTATGAACACTTGGACGAATATTGTATTAGTGCTTCTGAGATTAATGGAGAGATCACCGAGGTTGTAAGGAAGATGATAGTGGTTGGGCTGTGGTGCATTCAGTTAAGTTCTGCAGATCGTCCAACAATGACTAGAGTCGTCGAGATGCTTGAAGGGAGCACAACCGGCCTCGAATTGCCACCAAAAGTGCTCTTGAGTTGA